The nucleotide sequence TAGAAGCGATATCTCTTTATGGCGAGCCTTTGGCAATAAGATTTCTGCAATTCCTTCCACTAATGAAGTAGGGGTGAAGGAGACGTGCTCTATCGTCATTTTTCCCGCTTCCATTTTGGAGTAATCAAGAATATCATTAATAATCGTCAAGAGAGCTTGAGACGAATCTCGAATAATGCTGATATATTCCCGTTGCTTATGATTGAGGGGTGTATCCATTAATACATCAACCATTCCAATAATACCGTTCATCGGTGTCCGGATTTCATGACTCATATTTGCAAGAAACTGTGATTTTAACTTCGAAGATTCAAGAGCGTGGTCTCGGGCTAGTGCTAGCGCCTCTTCCATTTTTTTGCGGTCTGTAATATCAATGCCAGATCCGACTACCTCGATGACAAAGTTGCTTTCAAAAATAGGGGAAAGGGAGATGTAAAATACCTTTCCGGCAAACGACCATTCATAGTTTACATTTTCTCCTTGAAAGGCTCGTTCATGATAGCTTTCTAATTCCATAGCTATATGTTTAGGAAAGATGTCAGATGGCGTTTTGTTTAAAGTGTTCATGGTCGTCAAGCCAATTTCTTGAGCGTTTTGTCCTGCCATTAACGTATAAACGATTTTTCTGTTTCTATCTTTTTTCAATTTAAATATTAGATTTTGCAGGTTTTTTACCGTGTGCTCAAAATTATCTCTGAGTGCTTTTTCCAAAGCTGCTTCTGTTTTTTTCCTTTCTGTAATGTCTTTTACAATACCTACAAAATGCATATCTTCCTCAATGAAAAACTGTGTAACAGCTAAATCCATCGGGAAAGTGGTCCCATCTTTGCGCTTTCCGGTTACTTCACGCCCAATTCCGATAATTTTGGCGTCACCGGTTTCCATGTAGTTGTCGATATACGTATCATGTTGGCTTTTATAAGGCTCGGGCATTAATGTATTTACTGTTTTTCCAATAATCTCCCCAGAAGAATAGCCAAATATCTTTTCTGCAGCTGGGTTGAATGATTCTATAAGTCCTTGCCGGTTGATCGTAATAATTCCGTCTATTACATGATCAATGACCAATTGGGCAATTTGTTCCCATCCATGCTCCTGTTTAGGATTCATTGTGTTCTCCTTTTCGTTAGCAAGCGTTCTTTTTCGTTTCATTTTACAAAAAAATAATGGGCCATTCCATAAATCTGTGTTTAGAAATCAGGAAATAAAGGGAAATTTCATCGTAACTAAGGGAATGCCCTGATACCCGAAAGGTGTTCTTTTTTATATGATGGAATGAAGAACAATAAGAAGATAATGGAGGAGATATATATGACAAAGTACGAGAATATTCTCGTCGCTGTGGATGGCTCGAAGGGAGCACAGCGGGCGTTCGCAAAAGCATTAGATATGGCAGTTAACCAGAAAGCCCGCTTAACGATTGTGCATGTAGTAGATGCTACAGTTTTCCTTCCGGTAGAGCAATACAAAGATATCATTACAGCAGGGTCAGAGGAATACGGCCGGGAGCTGCTTGACCGCTGTGAAAAGAAAGCAAAAGAATTTGGTGTAGAGAACGTTAGGACGGCTCTTGAATTTGGTTCTCCCAAAGGACAGATTCCCGGGGTGGTGGCGACAAAATATGAAGCGGATCTGATTGTCGTAGGCGCGACTGGCTTAAATGCACTAGAGCGCTTCTTATTAGGAAGTGTATCGGAGGCAGTTATTCGCTATGCCCCATGTGATGTTTTAATCGCGAGAGAGTAATCATAAAAAGAAGCGTTAGATAAGCAAGTATTGATGCAGAATCAGGGAATATCCCGATACCTGAAAAACATTCTATCCTCTATTATAAGAACTGAGAAAACAACATTTTTATGGGGGAGATACTTATGGAAAAGTACCAAAACATTCTCGTCGCTGTGGATGGATCAGAGGAAGCAAAGCGGGCATTAACAAAAGCAGCAGGCATGGCAGCCGAAAATAATGCCCACTTAATTATTGTTCACGTAGCGGACCTTAGATATCTTACTAGATTGGAATTGTATGAGCGTTCTATCGTGTCTGAGGCAGAAAAACATGGTCGTGAGATGCTTGATAACTATAAAGAAGAAGCAAAAAAATTTGGCGCAGAGAATATTAGCACAGTCCTTGAGTTTGGCTCTCCTAGAATGGAAATTCCAAAAAACATTGCAGCCAAATATGAAGCAGATTTGATTGTTGTAGGGGCAACGGGTTTAAATGCGGTAGAAAGATTATTAATCGGAAGTGTATCAGAAGCGATTATCCGTCATGCTACCTGTGATGTCCTGATTGCAAGGACAAGAAATAACTAGAGAAAAAGAACCTATTTGAAGTAAACGAGCAGTGAATAAATGGTCGTCCCCTCTCACTTCCAGTGTTTGCAGGCATTACACTGGAAGTGAGAGGGGATTTTGCTGTACCTAGAAAAATAGGAAAAGCTCAAACGTATTTCCTCACTTGAGAAGGAGCGCTTGATTAAACTAAATGTCTCACAAATAAAACCCTGTCTCGATGCAGTCCGTCATAGTTAGAGTAAACTGAAACGCCATCGATTTTTTTATCGCCTTCTTCAATAGCAAAGCCCATCTTGGCATGATAGGCAATCGAAGCCTTATTGACAAGGGAGGTTACACAGCGGACTACATTTCGGCCATGTTGCATAACGGCAGTAAAAAATGATTATACAAATGCTTTCTAATATCATGCCTTCTGTAATCAGGATGAACTCCACCCAAATGAATATAGGCTTCATTTGGGTGGAATTGAGAAAGGAAGCCTATTAGAAAGCCCACAAGCTTGCCATCCTTTTCTGCCATGAAACTTGTATGTGTAAAATGGTCAAAGAATAATTTTGGTAACATATCAGCCATATTCCTTCCCCCCACCATTCATTGATTAGGGGAGAAATGGTGTAATAATCAGGACCTCTCACTGAACGAATTTTCATTTATCCCTCCAATTGTGTAAGAAACCACATGCATTCCACTTTACCGTAAAGTGGAATGCATGTGGTTTTTTCGTTCTTCAATTAAAGAAAAGATGCTTGTTTCGTTGTTTGTGCACTTAAGAGCATGGAACATGAGGAGGGATTTTCACAGTTAATAAAATAAAGGGGTGAAAATTTGTCCCTCTCAAAAAGTAAAAAACTTTCCTTTTCTGTATAAAACCTTACAATCACAAGGTTCCTTAAGGGGTTAAAGGTTGGCATGAAAATTGCAATCTAATAAAGTGGATAAAAAAACCAATCTGCAGATAAGCTGTGCTTTTTTGAAAGCGATTGCCGGAATGGATAGACGGGTTAACAGCTCACACATAAGGCAGCATGCCTAGCTGTTTTTAGCGGCCATGCAGAAAGCATATGTTTATGAATTGAGCAAAGGTTTCAAAGGAAAAGGGGAGAGAAAAATGAGTCATGAAATTTTAGTAAAGGCAAATGAGATGAGGAATGAGCTAGTAGGCTATCGCAGATACCTTCATCAAAACCCCGAAATTGGATTTGAACTTCCTAACACTGTCGCTTACGTTGAAAAAATATTGACTGATATGGGAATGAAACCAAAAAAGTAGGAAAAGCCGGTCTTGTCGTAACCACCGGCAATGGCAAAACGATTTTGTTACGAGGGGACATGGATGCCCTGCCGATGGAAGAAAACACAGATTTGCCTTTTAAATAATAAATGTTTGGGATGTACATCATAATCTTATCTTCAGCTAAATATGATGAATAGTAAAGTGGAAGTCATGGGGGTGAAATATGCAGAACCAGCCACAGCTGCCTGGCCATGTTAGCGCTGAGCAGTTTAACCAGATGTTGGTCTCTCCTGAATCATTTGCTGCGAAGCCCGAGTCTCTTACTGAACAGATGTTTGTTGAGCGTTCACTGACAGAAAACAGATTTTGGCTCAGGATTATGAAGGAACATGCTTTGTTTTTGGGAGAAGGGTTTAATCGTAAGGATACACAGCTCATACAGCAAACAGACAGGTTTCACTACTATTTTGAACAGCAGGAAAAAAAGGCGCACCAAGTGCCAAACAATGTAGCGCTAGTAAGAAAATTAAATGAGGAAAGCATAGAGCTAGTCCATGGCTTCCGGAACTTCAAAAGAAATTTACTAATCATGATCATAAATTGTAAAGTGAGCGGTTTTAATTTTCCTTTACTTGTTGACCATATTGCAAGGGAAGCCGAGTATTTTATGCGGACGTTAAAAAAGTTTAATAAGGGAATTTTAGAGCCTATTCAGGATGCCATAATTAATGAAAATGTCTTCTGGCTTAGAATCATGATGGAGCATTCCCGCTTTATTTCTTCATTACTGGACCAATCTGAAAGGAACTTAGTTAACACCGCGAGAAAATTTGGAGACGATTTTGAGACACTATTAAATCAAGCAAGAGATGTGGAATCCATGTTGTATCATAAACAGCCAACATACCCAATTATCGGAAGAATGAATAAAGACAGCGAAAATGCTGCTACAGAACTGCGAGCATTCAAGAAAACGGGGCTCGATCTGATTCGCTCTTGCCAGATTCGTAATGTAATCAATCCTTTATTAGCAGACCATGTTTTGCGGGAGGCGGATCATTTCTTGTATATGATTCATGTCCTAGAGGAAAGGCTGAATAAGAAAATGGCGGAGCAGCAGCGCTAACAGTTCTTATCTTTAGAAGAAGTGAGTATATGATGAAGACTGCAAAGGCGGATTTTGTTGATGGATTTATACCAAAACATACTTATGGTTTAGTGGATTACACTTCCGTTGAAGGCGGGCATGTTTATTATTGTAAAGTTGATGGCCAGCGGCACCGTGTGAGAGGCGTCGATCAGCCAAATGCAGGTAATAAAGGTATCAGTTAGCAAGAAGGCCTCCAGGAGCTGATTAAACAGTGGAAGGCCTTTTTGCGCTTTTATTACTTAAAGATAAATCGTCTTTCTCCATGATCATTTTGCAATTCAAATAGTGCCGGATTGCTGACGAAGCGACTCAGAAGTATATAGGCTGCCTCATCCGTTATGTCATCAGGGATTGTAATTCCGCTAAATGAGACCGAAGAAATAGAGGTGTGAAAATCATACTTGAATTCATCATCCCCTGCATACACAAGTGCCAGCTTTCCTTTCCAATCAATTTGGTAAGTTTGATGTTCAGTCTTTGTAAATTTGATTTCATGAAAGGCGGACGCATCGTGACCGAGCAAATAAACATCAAATGCAGTCAGGTCTAGATTGAGCTCTTCTTGTTGCTTCTCGGATAAAAAATCAATTTTAAATTCCATTCCGTCTAATGCGGCCAGATCAAATGGTGCCTGATCGCTTCCTACACGAAAACCTTTATTATCCCAAGCTTCGGATGACAAAGTACAGCTGTGATAGTTATTCCATACAATCTTAGCTTGCCAATCGTCTGCTTCTTCGTGATCCTCTTCTTCTAAATCGTCCTCCGAATCATCCTCATCATAATCCGCTGTTTCTAAATGAAAATCAAAATACAATCCTGCTTTTCCTTCTAAGGCCTCTTCTTCTTCATATTTGAAATGAGCCCGCCATTCAAATCGGGCTATTCGATGCCCATTTGGCCAAGGGTTATCTACAAAATAAATCCGATCCATCGTTATACACTCCTTATTTTGCATTTTCACTGTTTCAGGCAGCTTCCCTTCTTTCTAATTACAGTGGAGATTCCAATAATGTAAATGTATTCAAATTTCATTGTATAATAGAAAGATCAGTAGAAACATCCTAATTTATTACTCGCTTTCTGTGAAGACTTTGAGAATTAATATATTTAGGGGGACTGTATATGAAAAATCAGTTCTATTTGATCAATGCTTTTACTAAAGAAGCGTTTAAAGGAAATCCTGCAGCCATCGTTTTCTTGAGAGAAGAGCGAGCGGAACAATGGATGAAATTACTTGCGAAAGAGTTAAATCAGCCAATCACCACTTTTATTACAAAAGGGGACAGTGATACCTATCAACTTAGATGGTTCACACCGGCTAAAGAAATTGATTTGTGCGGGCACGGGACATTAGGAGCCGCGCACATTCTGTGGAGCGAGGGCTTTTCTTCTCCGGACGAGGTTATTACGTTTGACACAAAGTCGGGTCTCCTGCAAACAGAGCGATTAGAGCAACAAATTAGTTTAAGGTTTCCTATAAAAGAATCCGCTTATGTAGAGGCAATCGCTCAATTACAGCGGACTATTAATTTTCCTATAAAAGAAGCTGCCTGGGCAGAAGATCGTTATATTTTAGAGCTGGAAAGTCAAGACATGGTTCACAACACCATACCTAATATAGAAGCGGTGAAAGAGTTAGAAGGATCAGGCCTCATCATTACTAGCCGAGGAGCAGATACAT is from Bacillus sp. PK3_68 and encodes:
- a CDS encoding DUF2935 domain-containing protein; its protein translation is MQNQPQLPGHVSAEQFNQMLVSPESFAAKPESLTEQMFVERSLTENRFWLRIMKEHALFLGEGFNRKDTQLIQQTDRFHYYFEQQEKKAHQVPNNVALVRKLNEESIELVHGFRNFKRNLLIMIINCKVSGFNFPLLVDHIAREAEYFMRTLKKFNKGILEPIQDAIINENVFWLRIMMEHSRFISSLLDQSERNLVNTARKFGDDFETLLNQARDVESMLYHKQPTYPIIGRMNKDSENAATELRAFKKTGLDLIRSCQIRNVINPLLADHVLREADHFLYMIHVLEERLNKKMAEQQR
- a CDS encoding universal stress protein, whose amino-acid sequence is MTKYENILVAVDGSKGAQRAFAKALDMAVNQKARLTIVHVVDATVFLPVEQYKDIITAGSEEYGRELLDRCEKKAKEFGVENVRTALEFGSPKGQIPGVVATKYEADLIVVGATGLNALERFLLGSVSEAVIRYAPCDVLIARE
- a CDS encoding PhzF family phenazine biosynthesis protein, with the translated sequence MKNQFYLINAFTKEAFKGNPAAIVFLREERAEQWMKLLAKELNQPITTFITKGDSDTYQLRWFTPAKEIDLCGHGTLGAAHILWSEGFSSPDEVITFDTKSGLLQTERLEQQISLRFPIKESAYVEAIAQLQRTINFPIKEAAWAEDRYILELESQDMVHNTIPNIEAVKELEGSGLIITSRGADTYDFVSRYFAPKIGIDEDYVTGSAHCALASYWRSRLNQEKFIAYQDSKRGGEITLTIQGDTVELSGDCITMIKGQLS
- a CDS encoding universal stress protein, which translates into the protein MEKYQNILVAVDGSEEAKRALTKAAGMAAENNAHLIIVHVADLRYLTRLELYERSIVSEAEKHGREMLDNYKEEAKKFGAENISTVLEFGSPRMEIPKNIAAKYEADLIVVGATGLNAVERLLIGSVSEAIIRHATCDVLIARTRNN